A genomic stretch from Georgenia muralis includes:
- a CDS encoding DUF1778 domain-containing protein, producing the protein MATKSKRLEMRVDEETSALLSRAASLSREPVSTFVTRAARAEAGRVLARADVTLMPAEQFDVLVESLERADRAPALARAAARRRRFDRA; encoded by the coding sequence ATGGCGACGAAGAGCAAACGGCTGGAGATGCGGGTCGACGAGGAGACGAGCGCGCTGCTCAGTCGCGCCGCCTCGCTGTCGCGCGAGCCGGTGTCGACCTTCGTGACGCGGGCCGCCCGCGCGGAGGCAGGCCGGGTGCTTGCCCGGGCGGACGTCACGCTCATGCCGGCCGAGCAGTTCGACGTCTTGGTGGAGAGTCTGGAGCGAGCTGACCGGGCACCGGCGCTGGCACGGGCAGCAGCACGGCGTCGACGGTTCGACCGTGCATGA
- a CDS encoding GNAT family N-acetyltransferase translates to MSVRAYYAVAPTQLNREDGLSRSMSAGYTSVPAYLVARLAVDLELQGRGLGAELLLDALELIVEAAELGGGRLVVVDAIDEMARAFYEHHGFTRIGGSDRLVIKVATVADVLRRSKRL, encoded by the coding sequence ATGTCGGTCAGGGCCTACTACGCCGTCGCTCCCACGCAGCTGAACCGGGAGGACGGACTCTCGCGCTCGATGTCGGCGGGGTACACCTCTGTTCCGGCGTACCTGGTTGCCAGGCTGGCCGTCGACCTGGAGCTCCAGGGTCGAGGCCTTGGTGCCGAGCTCCTCCTCGACGCTCTCGAGCTGATCGTCGAGGCCGCCGAGCTCGGCGGGGGCAGGCTGGTCGTCGTGGACGCGATCGACGAGATGGCGCGTGCCTTCTACGAGCACCACGGCTTCACGCGAATCGGCGGAAGTGATCGGCTCGTCATCAAGGTGGCAACCGTTGCCGACGTGCTCCGGCGCTCGAAGAGGTTGTGA
- a CDS encoding protein-tyrosine phosphatase family protein: MGAAWEPGGAGVLALPSGRLVRGRSLRALPPGPPPQFALYLAARPVAPAQWESRWLRWLDFRLPADPGAVADALREAWQRAATERVEIACAGGLGRTGTALACLAVLDGVPPGEAVAFVRERYARRAVETAGQRRFVRRFGGLATNDPSVAE, translated from the coding sequence GTGGGCGCAGCGTGGGAACCCGGTGGGGCAGGGGTACTCGCCCTGCCGTCGGGCAGGCTCGTCCGTGGCCGGTCGCTGCGCGCGCTGCCGCCCGGCCCGCCGCCTCAGTTCGCGCTCTACCTCGCCGCGCGACCGGTCGCGCCCGCGCAGTGGGAGAGCCGGTGGCTGCGCTGGCTCGACTTCCGGCTTCCCGCCGATCCCGGAGCGGTGGCGGACGCCCTGCGCGAGGCGTGGCAGCGGGCAGCCACGGAGCGCGTGGAGATCGCGTGCGCCGGCGGCCTCGGGCGCACCGGTACCGCCCTGGCCTGCCTGGCAGTCCTCGACGGCGTCCCGCCGGGCGAGGCCGTCGCCTTCGTGCGGGAGCGCTACGCCCGCCGCGCCGTCGAGACAGCCGGGCAGCGGCGGTTCGTGCGCCGCTTCGGCGGTCTCGCCACGAACGATCCCTCTGTTGCCGAATGA
- a CDS encoding pectinesterase family protein, with translation MRRPLATAAVSAGMLGLVAPAAAADVAAAAAAATTIVVAQDGSGDVTTVQAAVDAAPAGSTEAVEILIQPGVYREVVKVGRDKPNLSFIGATGEPEDVVITYDNAAGTPKPDGSGTYGTTGSATVTLAGAGFTAESVTFENAFDEQANPEITNRQAVAVKTTADRMVFDDVRFVGNQDTLYLDSPNATTPARVYVHDSWIEGDVDFIFGRATAVIEDSTIKALRRDSDPSGYIVAPSTSSEDRLGFLITDSRLISNAGPDSYFLGRPWRPSSYPTAEPQVVVRESFLGNHIKDDPWTSMSGRDWADGRALEYRNWGPGAEINADRPQLGDEEAASYEVADHLAGDDGWDPTLGR, from the coding sequence ATGAGGCGCCCTCTCGCCACCGCTGCCGTGAGCGCCGGCATGCTCGGCCTCGTTGCGCCGGCGGCCGCCGCCGACGTCGCAGCCGCAGCTGCCGCGGCGACGACGATCGTCGTCGCCCAGGACGGCAGCGGTGACGTCACCACGGTGCAGGCCGCCGTCGACGCGGCACCGGCCGGGTCCACCGAGGCGGTCGAGATCCTCATCCAGCCGGGTGTCTATCGCGAGGTGGTCAAGGTCGGCCGCGACAAGCCGAACCTGTCGTTCATCGGCGCGACCGGGGAGCCCGAGGACGTCGTCATCACGTACGACAACGCCGCCGGCACGCCCAAGCCGGACGGCTCCGGCACCTACGGCACCACCGGCAGCGCCACGGTGACGCTCGCCGGCGCCGGCTTCACCGCCGAGTCCGTGACGTTCGAGAACGCCTTCGACGAGCAGGCGAACCCCGAGATCACCAACCGGCAGGCCGTCGCGGTCAAGACGACGGCGGACCGGATGGTCTTCGACGACGTCCGGTTCGTGGGCAACCAGGACACGCTCTACCTGGACTCGCCGAACGCGACGACGCCGGCCCGCGTGTACGTCCACGACTCCTGGATCGAGGGCGACGTCGACTTCATCTTCGGCCGGGCGACCGCCGTCATCGAGGACTCGACGATCAAGGCGCTCAGGCGCGACAGCGACCCGAGCGGCTACATCGTCGCGCCCAGCACCTCCTCGGAGGACCGGCTCGGGTTCCTCATCACCGACAGCAGGCTGATCTCGAACGCCGGGCCGGACAGCTACTTCCTCGGCCGGCCGTGGCGCCCGAGCAGCTACCCGACGGCGGAGCCGCAGGTGGTCGTGCGCGAGTCGTTCCTCGGCAACCACATCAAGGACGACCCGTGGACGTCGATGTCGGGCCGTGACTGGGCCGACGGGCGGGCGCTGGAGTACCGGAACTGGGGCCCCGGGGCCGAGATCAACGCCGACCGGCCGCAGCTCGGCGACGAGGAGGCCGCCTCGTACGAGGTGGCGGACCACCTCGCCGGCGACGACGGGTGGGACCCGACGCTCGGCCGCTGA
- a CDS encoding helix-turn-helix domain-containing protein, translated as MERSRSTRGNDWLKERLSDPERATEVAKIRAGMAEEDRIYAMNLATVRKAGQLTQEELAKRLGVGQDAVSRTEHREDMLLSTLRNYLHAAGAVDVAITMTVGGRRVELDIDAP; from the coding sequence ATGGAGAGGTCACGCTCCACGCGCGGGAACGATTGGCTCAAGGAGCGTCTGTCTGACCCGGAGCGCGCGACTGAGGTCGCCAAGATCCGTGCGGGCATGGCAGAGGAGGACCGCATCTACGCGATGAACCTCGCCACCGTCCGCAAGGCGGGCCAGCTCACTCAGGAGGAGCTGGCGAAACGGCTTGGTGTGGGCCAGGACGCCGTCTCTCGCACCGAACACCGCGAGGACATGTTGCTCTCGACGCTCCGCAACTACCTACATGCCGCGGGGGCCGTCGATGTGGCCATCACGATGACCGTCGGCGGGCGACGCGTCGAGCTCGACATCGACGCACCGTGA
- the uxaC gene encoding glucuronate isomerase, translating into MTDHWTLHPDRALPAGELRPIAREIYSHTASLPLVSMHGHVDAAVFAEDQPFPDPAQLLVVPDHYLVRMLVSQGMTVADMGVRPVTADSGVAVETDARTIWKRFCELWHLFRGTPTRYWLEHELVEVFGVTRRPSAETADALFDELSERIAGPEFRPRALFERFNLEILATTDPATSELPHHAALAEEGWGDRIVPTFRPDPLLHVTRPDWTGLVDELSAVSGVDASDYAGYLAALRQRRRAFVAAGARATDHGHLSADTTELPAEEAARIFAAARRGEATDAEAQAFSGHMLFEMARMSTEDGLVMQLHPGSLRDHDAAVAATFGPDKGYDIPVATEYTRSLRPVLEAFGHHPSFGLIVFTLDETTFSRELAPLAGVYPAMRLGAPWWFLDSPDGMRRYREAVTETAGFYNTTGFVDDTRAYASIPARHDLARRIDAGYLARLVAEHRIDLDEAVETAVDLAYHLPRAAYPALR; encoded by the coding sequence ATGACCGACCACTGGACCCTGCACCCCGACCGAGCCCTTCCCGCCGGCGAGCTCAGGCCGATCGCGCGGGAGATCTACAGCCACACGGCGTCGTTGCCGCTGGTGTCGATGCACGGGCACGTCGACGCCGCCGTCTTCGCCGAGGACCAGCCCTTCCCCGACCCCGCGCAGCTCCTCGTCGTCCCGGACCACTACCTCGTGCGCATGCTCGTCTCGCAGGGCATGACCGTGGCCGACATGGGCGTCCGGCCGGTGACGGCGGACTCGGGCGTCGCCGTCGAGACCGACGCCCGCACGATCTGGAAGCGCTTCTGCGAGCTCTGGCACCTCTTCCGCGGCACGCCGACGCGGTACTGGCTCGAGCACGAGCTCGTCGAGGTCTTCGGGGTGACGCGGCGCCCCTCCGCCGAGACCGCGGACGCGCTCTTCGACGAGCTGAGCGAGCGCATCGCCGGCCCGGAGTTCCGGCCGCGCGCGCTGTTCGAGCGGTTCAACCTCGAGATCCTCGCGACGACGGACCCCGCCACCTCCGAGCTGCCCCACCACGCGGCGCTCGCCGAGGAGGGCTGGGGTGACCGGATCGTCCCCACGTTCCGGCCCGACCCGCTGCTGCACGTGACCCGGCCGGACTGGACCGGGCTCGTCGACGAGCTCAGCGCCGTCTCCGGCGTCGACGCCTCCGACTACGCCGGTTATCTCGCGGCGCTGCGCCAGCGGCGGCGGGCCTTCGTCGCCGCCGGTGCCCGCGCCACCGACCACGGCCACCTCTCGGCCGACACCACCGAGCTGCCGGCGGAGGAGGCTGCGCGGATCTTCGCCGCGGCACGCCGCGGGGAGGCGACCGACGCCGAGGCCCAGGCCTTCAGCGGTCACATGCTCTTCGAGATGGCGCGGATGTCCACCGAGGACGGCCTCGTCATGCAGCTCCACCCCGGTTCGCTGCGCGACCACGACGCCGCCGTCGCCGCGACGTTCGGCCCGGACAAGGGCTACGACATCCCGGTCGCGACCGAGTACACGCGGTCGCTGCGTCCGGTACTGGAGGCGTTCGGGCACCACCCGAGCTTCGGGCTCATCGTCTTCACCCTCGACGAGACGACGTTCTCGCGCGAGCTCGCCCCGCTCGCGGGGGTGTACCCGGCGATGCGGCTCGGCGCGCCGTGGTGGTTCCTGGACTCCCCCGACGGCATGCGCCGCTACCGCGAGGCCGTGACCGAGACCGCGGGGTTCTACAACACCACCGGGTTCGTCGACGACACCCGCGCCTACGCCTCCATCCCGGCGCGGCACGACCTCGCGCGGCGCATCGACGCCGGCTACCTCGCACGGCTCGTCGCCGAGCACCGGATCGACCTCGACGAGGCCGTCGAGACCGCCGTCGACCTCGCCTACCACCTGCCGCGGGCGGCGTACCCGGCGCTGCGGTAG
- a CDS encoding UxaA family hydrolase — protein sequence MSDTLRTTTSLPLAEATILLRPDDDVAIATRDLLAGTVLEREGAEPLVVAATVPRAHKLAVRVVAAGGQVRKYGQSIGRATREILPGEHVHGHNLAMDDGEHDYEFGTARVTVPPTMRGRTFRGYRRADGRVGTRNFIGVITSVNCSASTAKMIADQFRGIGVLDEFEHVDGVMAITHGSGCGLVPDSNGGQTLLRTLRGYAHHPNFGGLLVLGLGCEMIPVQSLTAGLDLPEGLHVETMTIQDSGGVRATVREAVAKIRAMLPEVDQARREDVDISELVLGLNCGGSDGYSGITANPALGHASDLLVGAGGTSVLAETPEVYGAEHLLTRRAVSEEVGRKLLDRIAWWKDYAAAGGGTLDNNPSPGNKAGGLTTILEKSLGAVAKGGTAELSAVYEYAEPIERGVGFAFMDTPGYDPVSVTGLVAGGATVVCFTTGRGSVLGSKPAPTIKLATNTEMYERMHEDMDLNCGRIVDGTATLTEVGEEIFEKIIAVASGETSVSEELDLGQEEFVPWQLGAVT from the coding sequence ATGTCAGACACGCTCCGGACCACGACATCGCTTCCGCTCGCGGAGGCGACGATCCTCCTGCGCCCCGACGACGACGTCGCGATCGCCACCCGTGACCTGCTCGCCGGCACGGTGCTCGAGCGCGAGGGCGCCGAGCCGCTCGTCGTCGCCGCGACCGTCCCGCGCGCCCACAAGCTCGCCGTGCGCGTCGTCGCCGCGGGTGGTCAGGTGCGCAAGTACGGCCAGTCGATCGGCCGAGCCACTCGCGAGATCCTCCCCGGCGAGCACGTCCACGGCCACAACCTCGCCATGGACGACGGCGAGCACGACTACGAGTTCGGCACCGCCCGGGTGACGGTGCCGCCGACGATGCGCGGGCGGACCTTCCGCGGCTACCGCCGGGCCGACGGGCGCGTGGGCACGCGCAACTTCATCGGCGTCATCACCTCGGTCAACTGCTCGGCCAGCACCGCGAAGATGATCGCCGACCAGTTCCGCGGCATCGGGGTCCTCGACGAGTTCGAGCACGTCGACGGCGTCATGGCCATCACCCACGGCTCCGGCTGCGGCCTCGTGCCCGACTCCAACGGCGGGCAGACCCTCCTGCGCACGCTGCGCGGGTACGCCCACCACCCGAACTTCGGCGGCCTGCTCGTCCTCGGGCTGGGCTGCGAGATGATCCCGGTGCAGTCCCTGACCGCGGGCCTGGACCTGCCCGAGGGCCTCCACGTGGAGACGATGACGATCCAGGACAGCGGCGGCGTGCGTGCCACCGTCCGCGAGGCCGTGGCGAAGATCCGCGCCATGCTGCCCGAGGTGGACCAGGCGCGCCGCGAGGACGTCGACATCTCCGAGCTCGTCCTCGGCCTCAACTGCGGCGGCTCCGACGGGTACTCCGGCATCACGGCCAACCCCGCGCTCGGCCACGCCTCGGACCTGCTCGTCGGGGCCGGCGGCACCTCGGTGCTCGCCGAGACCCCGGAGGTCTACGGCGCCGAGCACCTGCTCACCCGCCGGGCGGTGAGCGAGGAGGTCGGTCGGAAGCTGCTCGACCGCATCGCGTGGTGGAAGGACTACGCCGCGGCCGGCGGTGGGACGCTGGACAACAACCCCTCCCCCGGCAACAAGGCCGGCGGGCTGACGACGATCCTCGAGAAGTCCCTCGGCGCCGTCGCCAAGGGCGGGACCGCCGAGCTCTCCGCCGTCTACGAGTACGCCGAGCCGATCGAGCGCGGCGTGGGCTTCGCGTTCATGGACACCCCCGGGTACGACCCGGTCTCGGTCACCGGGCTGGTGGCAGGTGGTGCGACGGTCGTCTGCTTCACCACCGGCCGCGGCTCGGTGCTGGGCTCCAAGCCGGCACCGACGATCAAGCTCGCCACCAACACCGAGATGTACGAGCGCATGCACGAGGACATGGACCTCAACTGCGGGCGCATCGTCGACGGCACCGCGACGCTGACCGAGGTCGGCGAGGAGATCTTCGAGAAGATCATCGCGGTGGCGTCCGGCGAGACGTCGGTGAGCGAGGAGCTCGACCTCGGCCAGGAGGAGTTCGTGCCGTGGCAGCTGGGGGCCGTGACCTGA
- a CDS encoding complex I 51 kDa subunit family protein — MTVRTPSTPGSAVRTPLTLADVEVGAGLRAALAMAPSDVVDAVTGSGLKGRGGAGFPTGLKWALAAGAPAPDGRRYVVCNADEGEPGTFKDRVLLAELADLVLEGMTIAGHAIGAAEGILYLRGEYVYLREHLLTRLAARRTDGLLGADALGPGAPFDIRLHLGSGAYVCGEETALLESLEGRRGEPRNRPPFPVISGLHGAPTVVNNVETFAWVTAILARGPEWFAAIGTDRSTGPKLLSVSGDVERPGVYEFPLGVPIGEVLAAAGGLDARAVIVGGAAGRCVPATEFGRAISYEDVATGGAVIVLGPDRDLLEAAENIMSFFADESCGQCTPCRVGNVKILEGIAMLRAGTCTAEHLADLERLGATMQVASKCGLGQSSPNVFLSILEHFGDELVLTGTAPTVRTVPAATPRAVAPAPAI; from the coding sequence ATGACCGTGCGTACCCCGTCCACACCCGGCTCAGCCGTGCGTACCCCGTTGACCCTGGCCGACGTCGAGGTGGGGGCCGGCCTGCGCGCCGCGCTCGCGATGGCCCCCTCCGACGTCGTCGACGCCGTGACCGGCTCGGGTCTCAAGGGCCGCGGCGGAGCGGGTTTCCCCACCGGGCTGAAGTGGGCGCTGGCCGCCGGGGCGCCCGCGCCGGACGGGCGGCGCTACGTCGTCTGCAACGCGGACGAGGGCGAGCCCGGAACCTTCAAGGACCGCGTCCTCCTCGCCGAGCTCGCCGACCTCGTCCTCGAGGGCATGACCATCGCCGGGCACGCGATCGGCGCGGCCGAGGGGATCCTCTACCTGCGCGGTGAGTACGTGTACCTGCGCGAACACCTTCTCACCCGCCTCGCGGCCCGCCGCACGGACGGCCTGCTCGGCGCGGACGCCCTCGGCCCCGGCGCCCCCTTCGACATCCGGCTCCACCTCGGCTCCGGCGCTTACGTGTGCGGGGAGGAGACCGCCCTGCTCGAGAGCCTCGAGGGCCGACGCGGCGAGCCGCGCAACCGCCCGCCCTTCCCCGTCATCAGCGGGCTGCACGGCGCGCCGACCGTGGTCAACAACGTCGAGACCTTCGCCTGGGTGACGGCGATCCTCGCCCGCGGGCCGGAGTGGTTCGCCGCGATCGGCACCGACCGGTCCACCGGGCCCAAGCTCCTCAGCGTCTCCGGCGACGTCGAGCGGCCGGGCGTCTACGAGTTCCCCCTCGGGGTGCCCATCGGGGAGGTCCTCGCCGCGGCGGGCGGGCTGGACGCCCGCGCCGTCATCGTCGGCGGTGCGGCCGGCCGGTGCGTGCCGGCCACGGAGTTCGGCCGGGCGATCAGCTACGAGGACGTCGCCACCGGCGGCGCCGTCATCGTCCTCGGCCCCGACCGTGACCTCCTCGAGGCGGCCGAGAACATCATGAGCTTCTTCGCCGACGAGTCGTGCGGGCAGTGCACCCCCTGCCGCGTCGGCAACGTCAAGATCCTCGAGGGCATCGCGATGCTGCGGGCCGGCACCTGCACCGCCGAGCACCTGGCGGACCTCGAGCGCCTCGGCGCGACCATGCAGGTGGCGTCCAAATGCGGGCTCGGCCAGTCCAGCCCGAACGTCTTCCTCTCGATCCTCGAGCACTTCGGGGACGAGCTCGTCCTGACGGGGACGGCGCCCACCGTCCGCACCGTCCCAGCCGCCACCCCCCGGGCCGTCGCACCCGCGCCGGCCATCTGA
- a CDS encoding acetylesterase, whose amino-acid sequence MARPSAIGGYEDWPGWTAGRPLLDGDDLTSRLAGALGVPAPGAAPAVRTVQEWERDGVSVTEVEWSTGVGPTTRAWTARPAGVERQLPGVLLLHCHAGVKSIGAERLVRVAEPTVVAERVRRRLYEGRALAEDLARRGFVVLAHDTFAWGSRRFVLDPPPASIAGPVALARAALAAETGPDDDRGVDVVGDAYDVAASLHEHVVAKAAGLLGTSFAGMVAHDDLVALAVLRALPGVDPDRTAVAGFSGGGGRAGTLAALDPRVRASAVVAMMTTTEPLLPAYADAHSWLLATPGLLHRTGLPEIAVARRAHDLLVLSFDGDELFPPDGVRAAHAELRDRFAGRRGGASTGSPAATGSLEEAILPGGHAFSAVAQERVGAFLERSLAG is encoded by the coding sequence ATGGCCAGGCCGAGCGCGATCGGCGGCTACGAGGACTGGCCCGGCTGGACCGCCGGTCGGCCGCTTCTCGACGGCGACGACCTCACCAGCCGCCTGGCGGGCGCCCTCGGTGTACCCGCACCCGGGGCTGCGCCCGCGGTGCGGACCGTGCAGGAGTGGGAGCGCGACGGCGTGTCGGTCACCGAGGTCGAGTGGTCCACCGGGGTGGGGCCGACCACCCGCGCCTGGACAGCCCGGCCGGCCGGCGTAGAGCGGCAGCTGCCCGGCGTGCTGCTCCTGCACTGTCACGCGGGCGTGAAGTCGATCGGGGCCGAACGCCTCGTGCGGGTGGCCGAGCCGACCGTCGTCGCCGAGCGCGTGCGCCGCAGGCTCTACGAGGGCCGGGCGCTGGCGGAGGACCTCGCCCGACGCGGGTTCGTCGTGCTCGCGCACGACACCTTCGCCTGGGGCTCGCGCCGCTTCGTCCTCGACCCGCCGCCGGCGAGCATCGCCGGTCCGGTCGCCCTGGCCCGGGCGGCGCTGGCCGCCGAGACGGGCCCGGACGACGACCGCGGCGTCGACGTCGTCGGCGACGCGTACGACGTCGCGGCGAGCCTCCACGAGCACGTCGTCGCCAAGGCGGCGGGCCTGCTCGGGACGTCGTTCGCCGGGATGGTCGCCCACGACGACCTCGTCGCCCTCGCCGTCCTGCGCGCACTGCCGGGCGTCGATCCCGATCGCACGGCCGTGGCCGGCTTCTCGGGCGGCGGTGGCCGGGCCGGGACCCTCGCGGCCCTGGACCCGCGGGTCCGGGCGAGCGCCGTCGTCGCCATGATGACGACGACGGAGCCGCTGCTGCCGGCCTACGCCGACGCCCACTCGTGGCTGCTCGCCACCCCCGGCCTGCTGCACCGCACGGGGCTGCCGGAGATCGCCGTCGCCCGGCGTGCGCACGACCTGCTCGTGCTGTCCTTCGACGGCGACGAGCTCTTCCCGCCAGACGGGGTGCGGGCCGCGCACGCCGAGCTCCGGGACCGGTTCGCGGGGCGGCGGGGCGGTGCCTCGACCGGCTCGCCCGCCGCGACCGGCTCGCTCGAGGAGGCGATCCTGCCTGGCGGACACGCGTTCAGCGCCGTCGCGCAGGAGAGGGTCGGCGCGTTCCTCGAGCGCTCCCTCGCCGGCTGA
- a CDS encoding LacI family DNA-binding transcriptional regulator: MATIHDVAREAGVSIATVSRSLNGAARVNPETRRRVIETAEALNFRPNLAARGLATGKLGNVGVLLPDVSNPFFGPIVAGIAQVAQERRFGMFLADSREDPSVEPELVARLSQQVDGLILIASRLEDDDVRVFAQRRPTVLVNRLVDGVDGVAIDAAQGMDDLLTHLARMGHTSVLYLDGPAASRSGRAKRAGLTAAADRLGVDLRIAGPHAPTFAGGRAAAQKVVDSGRTAVIGFDDLIAWGLLTRVREMGVDVPGRLSIAGFDDSLDEGMVTPGLTTIAARSGSMGTIAAEMLERRLADVTLPPASELLRSTLVVRGSTGPVESTREAARAIG; this comes from the coding sequence ATGGCGACCATCCACGACGTCGCGCGCGAGGCGGGGGTGTCGATCGCGACCGTCTCCCGCTCGCTCAACGGCGCCGCGCGCGTGAACCCCGAGACCCGGCGCCGCGTCATCGAGACGGCCGAGGCGCTCAACTTCCGCCCCAACCTCGCCGCCCGTGGCCTGGCCACCGGCAAGCTCGGCAACGTCGGCGTGCTGCTGCCCGACGTGTCCAACCCGTTCTTCGGCCCGATCGTCGCCGGCATCGCCCAGGTCGCGCAGGAGCGCCGCTTCGGGATGTTCCTCGCCGACTCGCGCGAGGACCCCTCCGTCGAGCCCGAGCTCGTCGCGCGGCTGAGCCAGCAGGTCGACGGCCTCATCCTCATCGCCTCGCGCCTGGAGGACGACGACGTCCGCGTCTTCGCGCAGCGCCGCCCCACCGTCCTGGTCAACCGCCTCGTCGACGGCGTCGACGGCGTGGCGATCGACGCCGCCCAGGGCATGGACGACCTGCTCACCCACCTCGCGCGCATGGGTCACACCTCCGTGCTCTACCTCGACGGCCCGGCCGCCTCGCGGTCGGGCCGGGCGAAGCGCGCCGGCCTCACGGCGGCCGCCGACCGGCTCGGGGTGGACCTGCGCATCGCCGGCCCGCACGCGCCCACCTTCGCCGGTGGCCGCGCCGCCGCACAGAAGGTCGTCGACTCCGGTCGCACCGCCGTCATCGGCTTCGACGACCTCATCGCGTGGGGCCTGCTCACCCGGGTGCGCGAGATGGGCGTCGACGTCCCGGGCCGGCTGAGCATCGCCGGCTTCGACGACTCCCTCGACGAGGGCATGGTCACCCCGGGCCTGACGACGATCGCGGCCCGCAGTGGGTCGATGGGCACCATCGCCGCCGAGATGCTCGAGCGGCGCCTCGCTGACGTCACCCTGCCGCCGGCGTCGGAGCTCCTCCGCTCCACCCTCGTCGTCCGCGGGTCGACCGGGCCGGTGGAGAGCACGCGCGAGGCGGCCCGCGCCATCGGCTGA
- a CDS encoding mannitol dehydrogenase family protein, protein MTARLTLTTLDRLPAAVARPAVDPREVGVGGVHLGVGAFHRAHQAVYTEDAMAAAGETTWGIHAVTQRSPRVVEQLAPQDGLYGVLTKGLGGGGAPTASMRVIGALREVSFPGEQTGAVLDRLAAPTTHVVTLTVTEKGYRRAGGRLDLADDDVRADLAALSAELRTGRAEDAAARSAIGMLARGLARRALHDAGPMTVVICDNIVHNGAMLEGLVADFLTAAEAPRAEEVAGWVRTHVAFPSTMVDRIVPATTAEHRAEAQAITGVEDHGLVVAEPFTQWVIEDRFAGPRPAWERAGATLTDDVAPFEDAKLRILNGSHSYLAYRGAVLGHRTIAEAVGDPRLLADVTAFIDDDVIPTLAAPPGLDLSAYRDSVLERFANPATGHTTIQVAMDGSQKLPVRLLGTATDRLGGGAVPHQVARAVASWMVFVDRTADGDLVLDDPLAARLQAAVGGAGAAGGSAGGSSAGGGSVGGGLADRLLDVGEIFPADLADDDAFRAAVREQVADLQAERVGSARRP, encoded by the coding sequence ATGACCGCGCGACTGACCCTCACCACCCTCGACCGGCTGCCCGCGGCGGTGGCCCGCCCCGCCGTCGACCCGCGCGAGGTCGGCGTCGGTGGCGTCCACCTCGGCGTCGGCGCCTTCCACCGCGCCCACCAGGCCGTCTACACCGAGGACGCCATGGCCGCCGCCGGCGAGACCACCTGGGGCATCCACGCCGTCACCCAACGCTCGCCCCGGGTGGTGGAGCAGCTCGCCCCGCAGGACGGGCTCTACGGCGTCCTCACCAAGGGCCTCGGCGGCGGCGGCGCCCCGACGGCGTCCATGCGGGTCATCGGCGCCCTGCGCGAGGTCTCCTTCCCCGGGGAGCAGACCGGCGCCGTCCTCGACCGGCTCGCCGCACCGACGACGCACGTGGTCACCCTGACGGTGACCGAGAAGGGCTACCGCCGCGCCGGGGGCCGGCTCGACCTCGCCGACGACGACGTCCGCGCCGACCTCGCCGCCCTCTCCGCCGAGCTGCGGACCGGGCGGGCCGAGGACGCCGCCGCACGGTCCGCGATCGGGATGCTCGCCCGGGGCCTGGCCCGCCGCGCCCTGCACGACGCCGGCCCGATGACGGTCGTCATCTGCGACAACATCGTCCACAACGGCGCCATGCTCGAGGGCCTCGTGGCCGACTTCCTCACGGCCGCCGAGGCCCCGCGCGCCGAGGAGGTCGCCGGTTGGGTGCGCACCCACGTCGCCTTCCCGTCCACGATGGTCGACCGGATCGTGCCGGCCACCACCGCCGAGCACCGCGCCGAGGCGCAGGCGATCACCGGGGTCGAGGACCACGGCCTGGTCGTCGCCGAGCCGTTCACCCAGTGGGTGATCGAGGACCGCTTCGCCGGCCCGCGCCCGGCGTGGGAGCGGGCCGGGGCCACCCTCACCGACGACGTCGCCCCCTTCGAGGACGCCAAGCTGCGCATCCTCAACGGCTCGCACTCCTACCTCGCCTACCGCGGCGCCGTGCTCGGCCACCGGACCATCGCCGAGGCCGTGGGCGACCCGCGGCTCCTCGCCGACGTCACCGCCTTCATCGACGACGACGTCATCCCCACCCTGGCCGCGCCGCCCGGGCTCGACCTGTCCGCCTACCGCGACTCGGTGCTCGAGCGCTTCGCCAACCCGGCGACCGGGCACACGACGATCCAGGTGGCGATGGACGGCTCGCAGAAGCTCCCCGTCCGGCTCCTCGGCACCGCGACCGACCGGCTCGGCGGCGGCGCCGTGCCGCACCAGGTGGCCAGGGCCGTGGCGTCGTGGATGGTGTTCGTGGACCGGACCGCCGACGGCGACCTCGTGCTCGACGACCCGCTCGCCGCCCGGCTGCAGGCCGCGGTGGGTGGTGCGGGCGCGGCGGGCGGCTCTGCTGGTGGTAGCTCTGCTGGTGGTGGCTCTGTGGGTGGTGGCCTCGCGGACCGGCTCCTCGACGTCGGCGAGATCTTCCCGGCCGACCTCGCCGACGACGACGCCTTCCGTGCGGCTGTGCGCGAGCAGGTGGCCGACCTCCAGGCGGAGCGGGTGGGCAGCGCACGCCGGCCCTGA